The Candidatus Poribacteria bacterium genomic interval AGGGGACAGGATGTCCATTCCCTATTCGGTCCAGAAGGGATCGGCGATCCAGACCATATTGCAGTCCCAGCCGATACTCAACCCCTTAACCTTGAGCTTGTGGGTCGTTACGCCATCCAATTTACTTGGAGTGATGGGCACTCGACTGGCATCTACTCTTTTGAAACACTCAGGGAAATCTGTCCCTGTCCGCAGTGTACTTAATCGAAACTGAGGTAAAAATTGANNNNNNNNNNNNNNNNNNNNNNNNNNNNNNNNNNNNNNNNNNNNNNNNNNNNNNNNNNNNNNNNNNNNNNNNNNNNNNNNNNNNNNNNNNNNNNNNNNNNNNNNNNNNNNNNNNNNNNNNNNNNNNNNNNNNNNNNNNNNNNNNNNNNNNNNNNNNNNNNNNNNNNNNNNNNNNNNNNNNNNNNNNNNNNNNNNNNNNNNNNNNNNNNNNNNNNNNNNNNNNNNNATGCGAAGTATGCAAGCCGCTTACTACCTATACCAAAACGGTTTCCAAAATGTGAAAAGTTTGACCGGTGGAATTGACCAGTGGGCAATTGAAATTGATCCCACACTAAATCGCTACTGATTCTTAGAGAGGATTAAAATGTTTGTTGAGTTTGAAGATAGAACTGGAATCCTTGAACGGGTGGAAATGGAAATTGAGGAACCGTGCCCAATCTGTTGCGGTATGCTGTTTCTCATTGACGAATCCAATACGGAGAGCGGATATCGTTGTAGTAGCTGCAGCGTCCTGTTCGAGCCTGTAGACGATGATGACCTGTAAGACAAACTGCCGAATCTTCATTTAGGAGTTACACTTGAGCCCCGGTGCTACGATCGGGATTCAAAGCAATCGCCCGCGCACCTCTTACCTCTCCGTAATCTCAAAGAAGATCCCCACGCCTTAATTTTTTGCTCTCCACTTGACCACACCTTGCGTTGATATCCGTACCGCCTCCCTTCCTTCTCCTTTCTTTTTTGACCGAAACCCTTCATTTCCAGATAGATAGAAATTGGCTTGAGTATGTTTTTGGTTTCTGTGCTGTTTTTTTAAGGAACGATTGTGTGATAAAATCTACACCAATCGTGAGTTTGGGGGCCTGTACGGTTTGTTACCCCTTGCCCCTTCAAAACCATTCTCATATTTCTAACATGTACAAGAGTCTACAACCCCGTAATCATCATCTATTTCCTAACAAGGCGAATTAAGGTGCGAAAAAATCGTCAAATACCCCAACTCACCTTATTTGTCACACTATTTGTGGCGACCGGTAGCGGATTGTTCGGTTGTGCCGGAAGAATCAGCGATATTAACATCTTCACTGATACGCAGGAAGTCCAACTCGGAAAACAGTTCTCTCGCGAGATCGAAAAGGAGCTGAAGATTTACTCGGATCCGGTTGTGACAGCGTACATCGACCAACTCGGACAACACCTCGTAAACCATTCCCAACGGCAGAACATCACATACCACTTCAAGGTTGTGAACACCGAAGTTGTCAATGCGTTTGCCGTACCGGGCGGGTACCTCTATGTGAATATCGGGCTAATTCGTGCCGCAGCAAACGAATCCGAGTTAGCGGGGGTGATTGGACATGAAATCGGACATGTGGTCGGTAAGCACGGTGTGAAGCAGATGACCCGACAACTTGGGCTGGCAGCTGTGGCACAATTGGCTCTGGGAGAAGACCAAAGTAAAATCAAACAGATGGTCGCTAACTTGGCTACGAACGGAGTTCTTATGAAGTACAGCCGGGACGCTGAGAGAGAGGCAGATATATACGCCGTCCAAGAGATGTATGACGCTGGGGTTGACCCCGAAGGGATGGCGACATTTTTTGAAAAACTTCTCAAACTCCAGAAAAGCAAACCGTCGAAACTTCAACAACTTTTCTCGACACATCCACTAACTGCTGAGCGGATTGCCGCTGTCCGTGCCCAGATCGCTAGACTACCCCGAAAATCCAATCTGAAGACAGATTCTCGGCGCTTTCACCAAATCAAAAAACGGCTGCCACCACCTTCAAAAACACCGACGGGGAAGCGGTAAGAAACAAACTATGGTGAGTTCTAAAAATATAGTAAACACGAGAAATAAGGAGACATTTACCAAGAACTCCGACCCGATCGAAGTTTCCGAAGTCCCCCTGACAAGAAGTGTATCAATAATTCTAAACTTTACTATAAATAGACACTTCCGCCCCTCTGTGCAGCGATCCCGATTGATCGGGGCAGGTAGGTGCGGTTTTCAACCGCACCGAATAGGCGCCGTTAGAAACAGCGCCTACCAAACGGTAGAACGGTAGTTTCATTTTCCTTACTGCGCCGATTTGGAATGTCTCATTAGTCCTAAGATCCACCATAATAACAAATATCAACGGACGAAAGGAATTTATAGAATGCGCTGGTTCCTACCCATTTTAAGCGTGGTTTTCGTTGTCCTGTTATTCTCTTCAGATACTCAAGGATTTATTTATCGAGAGTTTACCATCCAAGAGATTATTGAGGGGAGCACCAATATCGCGTTTGGAAAAATTAAAAGCGTCGATACCAAGAGAATGAACGCCATCATTGAGGTCGAGGAGGACCTCAAGGGACAAAAACTCGACCAGATTAAGCTCAACATTGCCACCGGTTGGTATGTCCGAGGAAGTTCTCCGCAGAAGATGATCGATCTACTCAAAGTCGGTATGCCCCTCATCGTTTTTTATCAACAGACGTATGTTGTCGAAGCGCTTGGATATTTTGATGGAACGTGGTATAGAAACCGCACGAGAGATCCTAAAGGATGGTGGGTGTTTACTCATCTGTGTCCCTATATGGAGCGGACATTCGATGGAACAACTATGGAATTCCGAGAGGTTATCCGAGCGATTCTCGCAGGTGAGCGATGGGTGGGTGCGCCGGAAGATGCCTTGAAGATATTGACTTTGACGGGAAATACTGAAGCCATGCCCTCTGATAGTCCCGTTCCTGTGCCAACCAACACCGTCAGTTATGAATACAACGCCATCCGATCTGTCCGCAAGGTTGAGAACAGAACGATGGCGTACGAGGCAACCCAAGATCCCGCCTTGCCCGACTTAGACGAAGTGGATATTTTGTGGCTCGGACATCGGGAGATCGCTTATGGCGGCTACCTGCTCAACGAAACAACTGAGAAGAAGATCAAAGCGTTCGTCGAAAATGGCGGGATTGTTATTGTGAGCGGACAGGACGCGGATCGGGAAGAGCCGTTTGAAATCGGTTGGTTGGCGGGAAATGTGAACGGTGTTGAACGAAAGCCGACTCAGGATTTTGCTGTCACAGAGCATGGTCAAAAACTGTTTGCCGAACCGAATGAGATCCAAGCCGGGCGTCTGTATATCGATGACACTTGGACGGATTGGGACAGTGACTTTCAAGTATTAGCGACTTCCAATGACGGACAAGACCTCGTTGTGGGTGTGCGAAAGCACGGCAAAGGCCTGTACATCATCACCAGCCTCCGCAATGATAATCAGTACACCGTTGAAAGAAACAAGAGATTGATCGAGAATATCCTCCATTACGCCGCCAGCCAAGTTCAATAGTATTGACGCGCTAGTCCAACTTTTCAATTACCGATTTGAACAGATGGACCAACGCTTTGAAGCAATGGAGGGATAGATTTCTGGTATTGAGGGACGGATTCTCTGTGATGTTAGGTATTCACTTAGTGGAAGAACTCGCTTCTTATCCAAAACCGAGAACTGACAGCCGAAAACTATGGTGAATTCAAAAAATAAATAAACACTCTCGTCCCCCGGTAGGTGCGGTTTCCAACCGCACCGGTGTGGATTGTCTAATTATGGTGAATTAGAGAAATAAGTGGACATTTACCAATAACTTCGACCTTCACGAAGCTTCCAAAGTCCCCCTGATAGGGGGTTGGGGGATTTAGGGGGTTGGCTGTGCATTAGGAGTGTCTATGTAATTCTAAAATCTACCATAATTCTAACATCCACTATAAATGACCCTAGGGATCATAGTTTTCAAACAAAAGGAAAACCGATGACCTCAACAAACAAACTACCCTCACTGTCCTTACTCCTTTTTTTTGCGATAACCAGCAGCGTCTACCCACAGTGGCTACTTGTGCCGATGGATAATACACAGGTCAATCATCTGAAGGCTTACGGATTGACCTACTGGACGCTAGAAGTTCCACGCGAATATGATGCAAAATGGTTATTAAACTATCGCGGCGGCTCTTTTCTGCTGAATGATTCCCCGGATGTACAACTGAAAGCGCAAGTGATGGGGGTCAGTTTTCAGCCAATCTCAAATGCTGAGTACGGTGCCATCCAAGTAGAAATGGATAACAGCAATATGGATGAGATCTTGCTGGAAAAAGCGCCCAAGATCGCCGTATACGCTCCATCGGAGGATTCGCCCTACCGAGATCCGTGGGACGATGCCGTAAAAATCGCCCTCGAATACGCGGAGATCCCCTACGATACAATTTGGGATAAAGAGGTCGAAGCCGGTGTACTGTTTACGGGGCAGTACGATTGGCTACATCTGCATCACGAAGATTTTACAGGACAGCACGGAAAATTCCACAGCGCGTATAAGGGACAGGTCTGGTATCAGCAGCGCAAACACCTATTTGAGGGAGCTGCAGCGGATGCAGGATTTAACAGCGTGCCGAAGCACAAGGCATACATTACTCAATTAATTCAGGATTACATCGTCAAAGGTGGATTCCTTTTCGCCATGTGTTCCGCACCAGAAACGCTGGATATCGCACTCTCTACAAACGGAGGAAGTGTGGACATCGTTGCCCCTGAACTTGACGGGACCCCACTGGATCCAGGCTATCAGTCCAAGCTCGATTTCAGTAAAACCTTCGCTTTTGAAAGGTTTGTCCTTTACCCCAATCCGAATCGGTACGAATTTTCAAATATTGATAACCCTAGACCAGAGCTCAACCCGCTCTCAGGTCTGGAGGATTTCATCCTGTTTGAGTTTGCCGCAAAACATGATCCTATCCCCACTATGCTCACCCAAAATCATGTCAATCGTGTGCGGGGATTCCTCGGACAAACCACATCGTTCAATGAGAACACTATCCGTGAGACTATCACTATCATGGGTGACATCGAAGGGACCCGCTACGCTAAATACATCCACGGCAAGTTGGGGAAGGGAACCTTCACATTTCTCGGCGGACACGATCCGGAGGATTATCGGCACCTCGTTGGGGAGGGCAGGGTCCCGACCAACCTAGATCTCCATAAACATTCGCCGGGCTATCGGCTGATCCTGAATAATATCTTGTTCCCCGCAGCGAAGAAAAAACCACAAAAAACATAATGCGTGAAACGTAAAACGGGAAACATCAACACTGTGCGTGATAATCCGTAGGTTGGGTTGAACGAAGTGAAACCCAACGCCGTCCCTGTAGGTCGGGCATCTTGCCCGATCTACAAAGCCCAGCGGGGCGATATGTGTATAGCACATCGGTAAAACAATTCACCCAAGCCCCAGCGGGGCGACATGTGTGTCGTAAATTTGGTTATTTCTGATAGATGTCGGGCATGAAAACTCGACCTACAGACTGTTAATGTACTCTTGAACCGATGAACGAATGAATGCTTGAACAATGAGGGAAACGACAACTTTATCAACTCACACCAAAGGTTAAAAAGGAGAATACGATGGGATACTTTTTCCACAAAGAAGATGCAGAAGTCGTTCGGATTGAAGGCGAAGCACCCCGCACACTCTACACCTGTATTGAACCCAAGACAGCGGATACAGAGCATTTTTCGATGGGGTTAGAGGAGATTGATCCCCACAGCGAAATCCCGTGGCATTCGCACGCCGACGCGGAGGAAATCATCTTTGTATTTGGTGGGGAAGGTGTAGGATATGTCGCTGACGAGGTGGCAGACCTGAAACCGGGAACGGTGATTTATCTGCCACCGAAGGTCGAACACCGCTTTGTCAACACCGGCGACACGCCGCTCTGGATTACATGGGCACTATCGCCCCCCGGCTTCGAGACACAAATTCGGCAAGTTGCCGATGGATCTGCTGGGATGGAAGTCTTTAGTGAAACAGAAGATGCGAATCCCGATGGGTGATACCGATGATTGAGCGATACGGTTCCCGAAGATATATCTGGAGATAAATCCGACGAGTTATGAGCGAAGAAAAGAAAGTTTATTTCCGCTACGACGGCGGCACGGTTATCGCTGAAAACGCAGAGACACCGCCCCCGCACTTTCAATGGGATACGCGGGTCGAGAAATGGCGTGCCCTTGCGTTGCACTACCCAATCGCTGTCGAGCAGTTGCGCGAAAATGGGGTCCAGTACACAACGACCGTTCCGAAATACAGAACCATCAAGCCAACGCTCAAGCTGGATTTCGATCTCCACAACTATCAACGGGAAGGGTTGCAGGCGTGGATCGATGCAGGTTGCCTCGGTACAGTTGTTTTACCGACGGGCGCAGGCAAAACGCTTCTTGCCCTCAAAGCCATTGAACATGTGGGACGCAGCACACTGGTCGTTGTGCCGACAATTGATCTGCTCAACCAATGGTACGACCTGCTGACCAACGCCTTCGACCTCGAAATTGGTATCTTGGGCGGTGGATACCACGAACTCCAAGAGATTACCGTCACGACTTATGACAGCGCGTATCGCTACAGCAACGAATACGGCAATCGCTTCGGATTCCTTATTTTTGACGAAGTACATCACCTCCCTTCTCCGAGCTACAGCCACATTCCAGAACTCAGTATCGCTTCGAGGCGACTCGGCTTGACGGCAACCTATGAACGGGCAGACCGAATGGAGGGGAAACTCCGTCAACTGATCGGTGGCGTGGTCTATCGAAAGTCGATTGACGAGCTCAAAGGCGAGTATCTATCAGAATATGAAACCGTTCGGCTCTACGTCGAATTGACTGAGGAGGAGCGGGAGGAATATACACGGGAACGCGCAATCTACCTCGGTTTTCTACGCGATCGAAATATCCAACTGTTTGGCGGGGGCTGGGGCAAATTTGTCCGACTGAGCACACGAGAAAAGAAGGCACGGCGGGCGATGCTTGCATTGAACAGATCCAAAGCCATTGCACTTGAAGCCGAAGCCAAGTTGGTGCTGCTCGAATCCCTACTGAAACAACATCGCAAAGATCGAGTCTTGATTTTCACCGGGAGCAACCGTTTCGCCTATCACATCTCCACGCGCCACCTGCTGCCGACAATTACGCATCAGACCAAAACCAAAGAACGCAAACGGATTCTGGAACGCTTTAACGCCGGCGAATATCCCGCCATCGTTACGTCAAAAGTGCTTAACGAAGGAATCAATGTTCCGGAGGCAAACATCGGTATAATCCTCGGCGGCAGCGGGAGTACGCGAGAATATACGCAACGGTTGGGTCGCATTCTTCGCAAAAGTGAAGGGAAATATGCGATCTTGTACGAAGTGGTGACCAAGGACACACTCGAAAAGAGTGTGTCTCAACGCAGACGACAAAAGCCTGTGAAAAATGATGTGTAACGTGCAAGCCCTGACAGTCTAAAATTTTTGTTTTGAAATGGGTTACTGAACATATTGGATTCGGATTTTCAGTGACAAAAACATAGTAGCTGGGTTACAATAAAGTAAACTACCCTTACATACAAAGAAACGAATTTTCCTGCCCCATTAAGGAGTGGGGTGCTAGCCCTAAGATTCTATGCTTATTATCTGTCTAGTTATAGCTGTGCTCTCGGTCTTCATCGGTGCTGTCATCGCCTTTTATACGCTACGTTCAGATCCTGTCATTTTCGCAATACTCACGGGTTTCACTGCCAGTACCGTTGTGGGCTTAATCGGTTTTTACCTCATACCCCACCTTTATGAAGATCTTGGCTGGGTCAGTCTCCTTATCATGGCAGCCGGTTTTGTCCCAATCTTTCTGATTGAGCGGATTAGCCATCACAATCCTCGATTCCCGATACAGAATCACCGATGGGTCGCGGATTTGACAGTCATTGGGCTATCTATTCACGCACTAACCGACGGATTTAACCTCGCTATTGCAAGCAAAAACGAAGAACTTGGTATCGGGCTTGCCATTGTGATTTTAGTCCATCATCTGCCAATCGCTTTCGTGTTGACGCTGGTATTTCTCAGCGACAACACGCTCATCGCGACAATCGGACGCCGCCTGCCCTTCGGGTCCCGTCTATATCTTAGTTTACGACTCGCATTTATCGCAACCGTTGGACGGCTTCTCCCGCTCTCAATCGCGCCAGTCATTGGTGCGGTCATCGGGGAACGAATTTTGACCGGCGGATTCGGTCAATTTATCGACTACCTGACAGCCTTTGCCGCCGGTACGCTGCTGAATGTGGTAATCGAGAGTTTTCATGGCGGTCACGCATCTCATGCCCACGCTCCGCATTCCGAAGAGGAACATGATCATTCCGAAGAAAAACATTCCCACGAAGCGCGTCCGATGAGAGAAAGAATATTTGCTCTTGATACGGTTACCGGGGCAATGGCTTTCATGGTTGGTTTGCTAGCTGTTTTCTTCTTGACCCGCGATGTAACTCACAGTCATCATGACGTGCATCACTACGATGGCCATCAGCACGGAGACCATCAGCACGCTGATCATGACCACGATCATGACCATTGAATGCTTACCGGCAAACTATTGCGAAGCATATCTACATAGACAGACGCCTTGATTTTTTGATAACTCAACTGTTCAATTGCTCATTGGAAGGATACGCGATATGGCAAAATCTGCATTTGTTCATCTACACAACCATAGCGAATATAGTCTACTTGACGGTGCTTGTCGAATCCCTGACATGATTGAATGGGCTTACGAAAACAGTGCGCCCGCTGTCGCGCTAACAGACCACGGCAACATGTTCGGTGCATGGGAGTTTTACACAAAAGCAAAGGACAAAGGCGTCAATCCAATTGTTGGCTGTGAGGCGTACGTTGCCCCCGGCAGCCGCCATGGGCGCGGCAAGAATCAAGGCAGCCCTTACCATCTGACACTGCTGGCGGAAGATGCGACCGGATATAAAAACCTCATGAAGCTCGGGTCAATCGCCTACCTCGAAGGTTTCTATTCCAGACCCCGCATTGATATGGAAATTTTGCGCGAACACCGCGAAGGGATTATTGCCTTGACAGGGTGTATTCAAGGCTATGTTCCTGCGCTGCTTGCCGCCGATCAGCGCGAAGGAGCGGTAAAAAACTTCCAGATGCTTCAGGACATCATGGGTAAAGATAACCTGTACGTTGAAGTTCAGAATCACGGCATCCCCGAAGAAGCGCGTGCCTACCCTGTGATGGTTGAACTTGCCAACGAACATAATTTGCCGATTGTCGGAACAAATGATTGCCATTATCTTAATAGTACCGACCACACGATGCACGATGTGCTGCTATGTATTCAAATGAAACGTGCGGTGAAGGAAGAAGACCGCATGAGGTTCCTGAATCAGTTTTACTTCAAGAATAATGATGAGATGCACAAAGTCTTAGCGGAGTTTCCCCCTGAGGCAATTACCAATACGCTTGAGATCGCCAACCGCTGCCAACTACAACTCGATTACGGCGAGCACATCATGCCGAAATACCAAGTCCCTGAAGGTTATACGGCGGACTCATACCTCAGCACACTATGCTATGACGCACTCCGTAAAAAATATGGTGAGCTTTCGACCGAGATGAAAAAGCGGCTTGAGTATGAACTGGATATTATCCAAAAAACGGGTTATGCCGGCTATCTGCTGATTGTGTGGGATTATGTCAATTTCGCCCGTGAACGTGGGTTCCCGCTCAACGCCCGCGGTTCGGCGGGTGGAAGTTTAGCGCTTTTCGCGCTTGGCGTTACGACGTTTGAACCGATGAAATATGACTGTATGTTCGAGCGGTTCCTGAACCTAGATCGGATCAGTATGCCCGATATTGACATCGACTTTGGAGATGAACATCGCAAAATTGTCATTGATTACCTGACCGAAAAGTATGGAGCGGAGTGTGTCGGACAGGTGGCAACATTCAGCACGTTTGGTGCGAAAGCCGCTGTCGCCGATGTCGGCAGGGCGCTCGATGTGCCGGTGCAGGATGTTCGGCGAGTAACGCAACTCGTTCCTACCATTCCCGGTGTGACGCTTGACGAGGCACTAGAAGATGTCCCCCAACTTCGTGAGGTCGCCGAAGCA includes:
- a CDS encoding DUF971 domain-containing protein; the protein is MKRLGNDGLQIVWKDGHESEYTYPYLRRLCPCAECSTIRHRGQDVHSLFGPEGIGDPDHIAVPADTQPLNLELVGRYAIQFTWSDGHSTGIYSFETLREICPCPQCT
- a CDS encoding M48 family metalloprotease, which translates into the protein MRKNRQIPQLTLFVTLFVATGSGLFGCAGRISDINIFTDTQEVQLGKQFSREIEKELKIYSDPVVTAYIDQLGQHLVNHSQRQNITYHFKVVNTEVVNAFAVPGGYLYVNIGLIRAAANESELAGVIGHEIGHVVGKHGVKQMTRQLGLAAVAQLALGEDQSKIKQMVANLATNGVLMKYSRDAEREADIYAVQEMYDAGVDPEGMATFFEKLLKLQKSKPSKLQQLFSTHPLTAERIAAVRAQIARLPRKSNLKTDSRRFHQIKKRLPPPSKTPTGKR
- a CDS encoding asparagine synthetase B, with the translated sequence MTSTNKLPSLSLLLFFAITSSVYPQWLLVPMDNTQVNHLKAYGLTYWTLEVPREYDAKWLLNYRGGSFLLNDSPDVQLKAQVMGVSFQPISNAEYGAIQVEMDNSNMDEILLEKAPKIAVYAPSEDSPYRDPWDDAVKIALEYAEIPYDTIWDKEVEAGVLFTGQYDWLHLHHEDFTGQHGKFHSAYKGQVWYQQRKHLFEGAAADAGFNSVPKHKAYITQLIQDYIVKGGFLFAMCSAPETLDIALSTNGGSVDIVAPELDGTPLDPGYQSKLDFSKTFAFERFVLYPNPNRYEFSNIDNPRPELNPLSGLEDFILFEFAAKHDPIPTMLTQNHVNRVRGFLGQTTSFNENTIRETITIMGDIEGTRYAKYIHGKLGKGTFTFLGGHDPEDYRHLVGEGRVPTNLDLHKHSPGYRLILNNILFPAAKKKPQKT
- a CDS encoding cupin domain-containing protein, producing the protein MGYFFHKEDAEVVRIEGEAPRTLYTCIEPKTADTEHFSMGLEEIDPHSEIPWHSHADAEEIIFVFGGEGVGYVADEVADLKPGTVIYLPPKVEHRFVNTGDTPLWITWALSPPGFETQIRQVADGSAGMEVFSETEDANPDG
- a CDS encoding DEAD/DEAH box helicase family protein translates to MSEEKKVYFRYDGGTVIAENAETPPPHFQWDTRVEKWRALALHYPIAVEQLRENGVQYTTTVPKYRTIKPTLKLDFDLHNYQREGLQAWIDAGCLGTVVLPTGAGKTLLALKAIEHVGRSTLVVVPTIDLLNQWYDLLTNAFDLEIGILGGGYHELQEITVTTYDSAYRYSNEYGNRFGFLIFDEVHHLPSPSYSHIPELSIASRRLGLTATYERADRMEGKLRQLIGGVVYRKSIDELKGEYLSEYETVRLYVELTEEEREEYTRERAIYLGFLRDRNIQLFGGGWGKFVRLSTREKKARRAMLALNRSKAIALEAEAKLVLLESLLKQHRKDRVLIFTGSNRFAYHISTRHLLPTITHQTKTKERKRILERFNAGEYPAIVTSKVLNEGINVPEANIGIILGGSGSTREYTQRLGRILRKSEGKYAILYEVVTKDTLEKSVSQRRRQKPVKNDV
- the dnaE gene encoding DNA polymerase III subunit alpha gives rise to the protein MAKSAFVHLHNHSEYSLLDGACRIPDMIEWAYENSAPAVALTDHGNMFGAWEFYTKAKDKGVNPIVGCEAYVAPGSRHGRGKNQGSPYHLTLLAEDATGYKNLMKLGSIAYLEGFYSRPRIDMEILREHREGIIALTGCIQGYVPALLAADQREGAVKNFQMLQDIMGKDNLYVEVQNHGIPEEARAYPVMVELANEHNLPIVGTNDCHYLNSTDHTMHDVLLCIQMKRAVKEEDRMRFLNQFYFKNNDEMHKVLAEFPPEAITNTLEIANRCQLQLDYGEHIMPKYQVPEGYTADSYLSTLCYDALRKKYGELSTEMKKRLEYELDIIQKTGYAGYLLIVWDYVNFARERGFPLNARGSAGGSLALFALGVTTFEPMKYDCMFERFLNLDRISMPDIDIDFGDEHRKIVIDYLTEKYGAECVGQVATFSTFGAKAAVADVGRALDVPVQDVRRVTQLVPTIPGVTLDEALEDVPQLREVAEASEPPEMMDIAKSIEGMKRHVSIHACGVVLSNGPLTDYVPLFKDKHDRIATQFDLKMLEDVGMVKFDFLGLRTLSEVYDCLARIKTNHGVELSLEEIPFDDEKTYGLISHGLVGGLFQLETSPGMRRVIMQIKPNNFEDFIPIPALYRPGPLDSGMMDSFIRRKLKVEKVEYLHPTLEDALKNTYGVCIYQEQVMQIARDMANFTLGEADVLRDAMGKKKMDVLKMQREKFIDGGS